A portion of the bacterium genome contains these proteins:
- the raiA gene encoding ribosome-associated translation inhibitor RaiA, whose protein sequence is MKIIIKGTNINISEPIEDYLYKKMSSVEKFINDTTKVEVELKKTTNHHKTGDIFMAEVNVWSKGKLNRVERTSEDIYSAIDLMQNELFDLLSTEKDKSHTLFKRGAQKIKNMFRRG, encoded by the coding sequence ATGAAAATCATCATAAAAGGTACAAACATTAATATTTCAGAACCAATCGAAGACTATCTTTATAAGAAGATGTCCTCTGTGGAGAAGTTTATTAATGATACCACTAAGGTTGAAGTTGAATTGAAAAAGACAACTAACCATCATAAGACAGGTGATATATTTATGGCAGAAGTTAATGTTTGGAGTAAGGGAAAACTAAATAGGGTAGAGAGAACTTCTGAAGATATATATTCTGCAATTGATTTGATGCAAAATGAATTATTTGATCTTTTGTCTACTGAAAAGGATAAAAGCCACACCCTATTTAAAAGAGGGGCACAGAAGATTAAGAATATGTTTAGAAGAGGATAA
- the def gene encoding peptide deformylase, which translates to MQKFSHFKPENKIVTEEHPALRQVSIAIPVEEIKGEYIQSLIAHMDKMLSAQIDGVGLAAPQVGVPLQLFMVSGKIFLTADDREKVMDAEKAKKKHRIIIPANLVCINPEIIKTSKDKKWMDGEGCLSVRWLYGKVQRALRVTLKAYDAEGKLFTRGASGLLSHIFQHEIDHLNGVLFIDKAKEVKEYDPEDIL; encoded by the coding sequence ATGCAAAAGTTTAGTCATTTTAAGCCTGAAAATAAGATTGTTACAGAAGAACACCCTGCCTTAAGACAGGTTTCTATTGCTATACCAGTAGAAGAGATCAAGGGCGAGTATATTCAAAGTCTAATCGCTCATATGGATAAAATGCTATCAGCTCAAATTGACGGTGTGGGTCTTGCAGCACCTCAGGTAGGCGTTCCTCTTCAGCTATTCATGGTATCTGGTAAGATTTTCCTTACAGCAGATGATAGAGAAAAAGTTATGGATGCTGAAAAAGCAAAAAAGAAACATAGAATAATAATTCCAGCAAATCTTGTTTGTATAAATCCTGAAATAATTAAAACGTCAAAAGACAAAAAATGGATGGACGGTGAGGGTTGTCTTTCTGTTAGATGGTTATATGGAAAAGTTCAAAGAGCACTGAGAGTCACGCTAAAAGCATATGATGCTGAGGGTAAATTATTTACAAGAGGTGCAAGCGGATTATTGTCTCATATTTTCCAACATGAGATTGACCATTTGAATGGTGTTTTATTCATCGATAAAGCAAAAGAGGTCAAAGAGTACGATCCTGAAGACATACTATAA
- a CDS encoding type II toxin-antitoxin system PemK/MazF family toxin yields the protein MYIPEQGNIIKLNFNPIKGHEQGGYRPAVVITKKIYNSKSNTILICPITSKIKNYPYEVTIEMEGFTDNDNLGLVSDISGVVLTDHIKSADYKARKVNFSGRLKEIVVWNILAKIKTLID from the coding sequence ATGTATATACCTGAACAAGGAAATATTATCAAACTAAACTTCAATCCAATTAAAGGACACGAGCAAGGTGGATACAGACCGGCTGTAGTAATAACCAAAAAGATATATAATTCTAAATCTAATACTATTTTGATTTGTCCAATCACTAGTAAAATTAAGAATTATCCGTATGAAGTGACCATCGAGATGGAGGGGTTCACTGATAACGATAATCTGGGATTGGTGAGCGACATTTCCGGAGTAGTATTAACAGACCATATTAAGTCTGCAGACTATAAAGCAAGAAAAGTTAATTTTTCAGGTAGATTGAAAGAGATTGTTGTGTGGAATATTTTAGCTAAAATTAAAACTTTGATAGATTAA
- a CDS encoding NAD(P)H-dependent oxidoreductase, with product MTQTLDAMNWRYATKAFDTEKKLSDEQFNNLLEVTRLSASSYGLQPWKIIVVKNPETRTEIKNNSWGQTQVTDASHLVVFAIPTDLNDAFVDKFIGTVSTTRGVDVANLDGYSQMIKGAIKSKTEQGGVQAVKDWAARQAYVALGTLLTACAVEKIDSCPMEGFDSKKVDELLGLAELGLESVVMCPVGYRSEADTSANDKKVRFSKEEIVIEK from the coding sequence ATGACACAAACTTTAGATGCAATGAACTGGAGATACGCCACAAAAGCTTTTGATACAGAAAAGAAGCTTTCAGATGAGCAATTTAATAACCTACTCGAAGTTACAAGATTATCAGCTTCATCATATGGACTACAACCTTGGAAAATCATTGTTGTAAAAAATCCAGAAACAAGAACTGAGATTAAAAATAATTCATGGGGTCAGACACAAGTAACAGATGCTTCACATCTTGTTGTTTTTGCTATACCTACGGATTTGAATGACGCCTTTGTTGATAAGTTCATAGGTACTGTTTCTACAACTCGCGGAGTTGATGTAGCAAATCTAGATGGATATAGTCAAATGATTAAGGGAGCAATCAAATCAAAGACAGAACAAGGTGGAGTACAGGCTGTAAAAGATTGGGCTGCCAGACAAGCTTATGTTGCCCTTGGAACACTACTAACAGCATGTGCTGTAGAGAAAATTGATTCATGTCCAATGGAAGGATTTGATAGCAAGAAAGTTGATGAACTTCTTGGACTAGCTGAGCTTGGTCTTGAATCAGTTGTAATGTGTCCAGTTGGATACAGATCAGAAGCTGATACAAGTGCAAATGACAAGAAAGTTAGATTCTCAAAGGAGGAAATAGTCATTGAAAAATAA
- a CDS encoding methionyl-tRNA formyltransferase, with protein sequence MTNSNQKQNYSPLIFFGSSVMSVKVLNAMQSFGMQVDAIVTVPDKPQGRKLVLTANPTKLWAIEHNIPHLEFAKLNDEAFDKLNNFTNSSGSPEKPKLFIVASYGKIIPERFLEIPDFGALNVHPSKLPEFRGASPLQSTILADKNKTAVTVIKMDKEMDHGPIFAQKEVDIASIADWPVKYSEFESITANIGAELISENIDAYINSELKLIEQNHSLATFTKKITKEDGQIDPWTTDESEQRQNILKIRAFEEWPGAYFFIDKLIKGETKKLRVIIKDAEWIDYAEDGRKLHITKVVPEGGKEMTWKSFLQSMEGTGKN encoded by the coding sequence ATGACTAACTCAAATCAAAAACAAAACTATTCTCCATTAATTTTCTTTGGCTCATCTGTAATGTCCGTCAAAGTACTAAATGCAATGCAGAGTTTTGGTATGCAGGTTGATGCAATTGTAACCGTTCCAGATAAGCCACAAGGTAGAAAATTAGTACTCACAGCTAATCCAACAAAGTTGTGGGCTATTGAACATAATATCCCCCATTTAGAATTTGCAAAATTAAATGACGAAGCCTTTGATAAGCTAAATAATTTTACAAATTCTTCAGGTTCACCAGAAAAACCAAAACTGTTTATTGTAGCATCATACGGAAAAATTATTCCAGAAAGATTTTTAGAAATCCCAGATTTTGGAGCTCTGAATGTTCATCCATCTAAGCTTCCAGAATTCAGAGGCGCTTCCCCATTACAATCAACAATACTAGCAGACAAAAACAAAACAGCGGTTACTGTTATTAAAATGGATAAGGAAATGGACCATGGCCCAATTTTTGCCCAAAAAGAAGTAGATATTGCAAGCATTGCAGATTGGCCAGTAAAATATTCTGAGTTTGAATCAATCACAGCAAACATTGGAGCGGAGCTTATTTCTGAAAATATAGATGCATATATAAATAGTGAATTAAAACTAATAGAACAGAACCATAGCCTTGCGACATTCACAAAGAAAATAACAAAAGAAGACGGACAAATTGACCCATGGACAACAGACGAATCAGAACAAAGACAAAATATTTTGAAAATTAGAGCCTTTGAGGAGTGGCCTGGAGCATATTTTTTCATTGATAAGTTAATTAAAGGAGAAACTAAAAAACTGCGTGTAATTATAAAGGATGCTGAATGGATAGATTATGCAGAAGATGGCCGCAAACTACATATAACCAAAGTGGTACCTGAAGGTGGAAAAGAAATGACCTGGAAATCTTTTCTTCAAAGTATGGAGGGTACTGGTAAAAACTAA